Proteins from a single region of Runella sp. SP2:
- a CDS encoding phytanoyl-CoA dioxygenase family protein gives MTVNERHKISLTENGFTIIENIYSDKEIEQILLIIDQADNDKETFKKSADIFAIRQFLKEIPETQKLVFNDNLKSIVRQLFGDNYFVVKSIYFDKPETSNWYVPYHQDLTISVDKKIKLANFGPWTTKQNQFAVQPPIDILENIYTIRIHLDDTDENNGALRVIPKSHSKKIYRPETIDWTTETETTCNVSKGGIMIMKPLILHSSSRTTNNKKRRVIHIEFSNQELPTELKWAERLN, from the coding sequence ATGACAGTAAACGAAAGACACAAAATTAGCCTTACAGAAAATGGTTTTACGATTATTGAAAATATCTATTCTGATAAGGAAATAGAACAAATTTTGTTGATTATTGATCAAGCCGACAATGATAAAGAAACATTTAAAAAGTCAGCTGACATTTTTGCAATTAGGCAGTTTCTAAAAGAAATTCCTGAGACACAAAAATTGGTGTTTAACGACAATCTAAAGAGCATAGTTAGACAACTTTTTGGGGACAACTACTTTGTAGTTAAGAGTATTTATTTTGATAAACCAGAAACTTCAAATTGGTATGTTCCTTACCACCAAGACTTGACAATTTCAGTTGACAAAAAAATAAAACTTGCAAACTTTGGTCCTTGGACAACAAAGCAAAATCAATTTGCTGTTCAACCACCAATTGACATTTTGGAGAATATTTATACAATCAGAATTCACCTTGACGACACAGACGAAAATAACGGTGCATTAAGAGTAATTCCAAAATCACATTCCAAGAAAATTTATAGACCTGAAACAATTGACTGGACGACAGAAACTGAAACTACTTGCAACGTGAGTAAAGGCGGAATTATGATAATGAAACCTCTAATTTTGCACAGTTCAAGTAGGACAACAAACAATAAAAAAAGACGAGTAATACATATTGAATTTTCAAATCAAGAATTACCAACAGAATTAAAATGGGCAGAACGACTGAACTGA
- a CDS encoding Crp/Fnr family transcriptional regulator, with the protein MTELEKYIHTYFGVNKEDLTKISAFFKPMTLKKGKFFLKTGRYSDRLGFVQAGIIREFVFMDDKEVTKWISTKGYFVVDLSSFVFQQTARWNIQALTDCELYVIDRKDYQKIGQVIPRWTELEKLFIAKCFTVLEGRILQHLSMTAEERYHQLFNFNKELFNQVPLQYLASMLGITPETLSRLRKKAAGYTS; encoded by the coding sequence ATGACTGAATTAGAGAAATATATTCATACTTACTTCGGTGTTAACAAAGAAGACTTAACAAAAATCAGTGCGTTTTTCAAACCAATGACACTAAAAAAAGGAAAATTCTTTCTTAAAACGGGCAGATATTCCGACCGGCTTGGATTTGTTCAGGCTGGAATAATTAGAGAATTTGTTTTTATGGACGACAAGGAAGTAACCAAGTGGATTTCAACCAAGGGCTATTTTGTGGTGGACTTATCAAGTTTCGTCTTTCAGCAAACAGCTCGTTGGAACATTCAAGCACTGACCGACTGCGAGCTTTACGTTATTGATCGCAAAGACTATCAAAAAATTGGACAGGTAATTCCTCGCTGGACAGAATTAGAGAAACTATTCATCGCCAAATGCTTCACCGTTCTAGAAGGCAGAATTTTGCAACATCTTTCCATGACAGCCGAGGAAAGATATCATCAACTTTTCAATTTCAATAAAGAATTGTTTAATCAAGTGCCTTTGCAGTACTTGGCATCAATGCTTGGTATAACACCCGAAACGTTGAGCAGGCTAAGAAAAAAAGCGGCTGGCTACACTTCTTGA
- a CDS encoding 2Fe-2S iron-sulfur cluster-binding protein — protein MIQFTIEDRTGERQALEIPEGIGLNLMEVLKASEYSILATCGGMALCATCHVGVLDGGENLPSVSDAELDILDTLPSATSCSRLACQLRVDETLQGTTFKILGEEE, from the coding sequence ATGATACAATTCACAATAGAAGACCGCACGGGTGAGCGCCAAGCGCTAGAAATTCCCGAAGGAATTGGACTCAATTTAATGGAAGTTTTGAAAGCTTCCGAGTATTCGATTTTGGCCACTTGCGGAGGAATGGCGCTCTGCGCCACTTGCCACGTGGGTGTGTTGGACGGGGGAGAAAACTTGCCATCGGTAAGCGACGCCGAATTGGATATTTTGGACACTTTGCCCTCGGCTACCTCGTGCAGCCGACTCGCCTGCCAGCTACGGGTGGACGAGACCCTGCAAGGAACGACGTTTAAGATACTGGGGGAGGAAGAATAA
- a CDS encoding SRPBCC family protein, giving the protein MKSINDNAPVKCSKTIAINASSEKVWAVMTNIDNWANWQTDISNPKLNGELKPETTFDWKTGGAKIHSTLHTVVPFKAFGWTGKTFGMFAIHNWTLTETKGQTQVSVNESMEGFFATLLKKSFNKNLEKGMQNWLNLLKAECEK; this is encoded by the coding sequence ATGAAAAGTATCAACGACAACGCGCCAGTAAAATGCAGTAAGACAATCGCTATCAATGCAAGTAGTGAAAAAGTATGGGCAGTAATGACCAATATTGACAATTGGGCAAATTGGCAAACCGATATAAGTAACCCTAAATTAAATGGAGAGTTAAAACCAGAAACAACATTTGACTGGAAAACGGGTGGGGCAAAAATTCATTCAACACTTCATACCGTTGTACCATTTAAAGCCTTCGGTTGGACAGGAAAAACATTTGGTATGTTTGCAATACATAACTGGACGTTAACAGAAACAAAAGGGCAAACCCAAGTTTCGGTCAACGAAAGCATGGAAGGTTTCTTTGCTACGCTTTTGAAGAAGTCGTTCAACAAAAACTTAGAAAAAGGTATGCAAAACTGGCTAAATTTATTGAAGGCAGAATGCGAAAAATAA
- a CDS encoding DUF2911 domain-containing protein, with translation MKNSLLIIAFVLFAWVGASAQGFRNVDKSPMDAAYFPDNFAHDRKGDEKALVRILYSRPAKNGREVFGKLIPYGKVWRTGANENTEITFYQDATLQGKKIKAGTYSLFTIPNENEWVVILNKDLNYWGAYQYKEANDVARFTVTPKKSETVIENFSIQFPKGTDALLRMGWDTTMIELPIQF, from the coding sequence ATGAAAAATAGCTTATTAATCATCGCTTTCGTACTTTTTGCTTGGGTGGGAGCGTCGGCCCAAGGGTTTCGCAACGTGGACAAAAGTCCGATGGATGCAGCTTACTTCCCTGACAACTTTGCCCACGACCGCAAAGGGGATGAAAAGGCATTGGTGCGCATTCTTTACAGTCGCCCTGCGAAAAATGGACGTGAGGTGTTTGGAAAGCTCATTCCTTACGGAAAAGTTTGGCGGACGGGTGCCAACGAAAACACCGAGATTACTTTTTACCAAGATGCGACCCTCCAAGGCAAGAAAATCAAGGCGGGGACGTATTCCCTTTTTACGATTCCCAATGAAAACGAATGGGTGGTTATTTTGAACAAAGACCTCAACTATTGGGGAGCGTATCAGTACAAAGAAGCCAACGACGTGGCCCGCTTTACCGTAACGCCAAAAAAATCAGAAACGGTCATCGAAAACTTTTCCATTCAGTTTCCCAAAGGAACCGACGCACTACTACGCATGGGCTGGGACACCACCATGATTGAGCTACCCATTCAATTTTAG
- a CDS encoding M20/M25/M40 family metallo-hydrolase, producing MRKTTTLLVGSLLVSSFAYAQQVVLRDPQISSLVAEVSPDSLRSHVDKLVSFGTRHTLSTVTDPKRGIGAARRWVLSKFNDYAKQSGGRMTAIIDTWTLEPDGRRVDKAHEIGNVMATLKGTDPNDDRIFMVSGHIDSRVTDVNNREADAPGANDDGSGTAAVIELARVMSKASFPATIIFVVVSGEEQGLYGANHLAEKAANEKWNLEALLNNDIMGSNHSPDTRLIDNTKLRVFSEGLPAFDTDKRANGIRQYGTENDGKARTLARYVKEIGERYVDNLEIKLIYRNDRYLRGGDHTPFVNRDFAAVRLTEMNENFNNQHQDLRTEKGVEYGDYAKNMDFEYLRKNTAVNLATLSNLAKAPSMPQNVTLEARNLTNSTSLFWQAPKAGKVKGYYVLMRETNWPFWQKKFFTDKNGLTLPYSKDNYFFAVQAVGEDGHESLPVLPRPSMR from the coding sequence ATGAGAAAAACCACTACTTTACTTGTTGGATCCCTCTTAGTTTCGTCTTTTGCCTATGCGCAACAGGTCGTTTTGCGCGACCCGCAAATTTCGTCGCTCGTTGCCGAAGTTTCGCCCGACAGCCTCCGAAGTCACGTTGACAAATTGGTCAGTTTTGGCACGCGGCACACCCTCAGCACCGTTACCGACCCCAAAAGGGGCATTGGCGCAGCCCGCCGATGGGTTTTGAGCAAGTTTAATGACTACGCTAAGCAGTCGGGCGGGCGCATGACGGCTATTATTGATACCTGGACGCTGGAACCCGACGGGCGGCGCGTGGACAAAGCCCACGAAATCGGGAATGTGATGGCGACACTCAAAGGCACCGACCCCAACGACGACCGCATTTTTATGGTCAGTGGGCACATCGACAGCCGCGTGACCGACGTCAACAACCGCGAAGCCGACGCTCCAGGCGCCAATGACGACGGCAGCGGAACGGCAGCAGTGATTGAATTGGCACGGGTGATGAGTAAAGCCTCGTTTCCTGCCACCATTATTTTTGTGGTAGTCAGCGGTGAAGAGCAGGGCTTGTACGGTGCGAACCATTTGGCCGAAAAAGCCGCCAACGAAAAATGGAACTTGGAAGCGCTCCTCAACAACGACATTATGGGTTCTAACCACAGCCCCGACACCCGCCTGATTGACAATACCAAACTGCGGGTATTCAGCGAGGGGCTACCTGCCTTCGACACCGACAAACGCGCCAACGGCATTCGTCAGTACGGCACCGAAAACGACGGGAAAGCGCGTACGTTGGCCCGCTATGTCAAAGAAATAGGCGAACGTTACGTGGACAACCTCGAAATCAAGCTCATTTACCGTAACGACCGCTACCTCCGTGGCGGCGACCACACTCCGTTTGTCAACCGCGATTTTGCCGCCGTGCGTTTGACGGAAATGAACGAAAATTTCAACAATCAACACCAAGACCTACGCACCGAAAAAGGCGTGGAATACGGCGATTATGCCAAAAACATGGATTTTGAGTATTTGCGCAAAAACACGGCGGTCAACCTTGCTACGCTGTCCAACTTGGCCAAAGCCCCGTCGATGCCGCAAAACGTCACGCTCGAAGCCCGTAACCTCACCAACAGCACTTCGCTGTTCTGGCAAGCGCCCAAAGCAGGCAAGGTCAAAGGTTACTACGTACTGATGCGCGAAACGAACTGGCCTTTTTGGCAAAAGAAGTTTTTTACGGATAAAAACGGCCTCACGTTGCCTTATTCCAAAGACAATTATTTCTTTGCCGTCCAAGCCGTTGGCGAAGATGGACACGAAAGCCTTCCCGTTTTACCCCGTCCTAGTATGAGGTAA
- a CDS encoding DMT family transporter, with amino-acid sequence MTKYILMVLTGAVSYGILSSFVKLAYGYGYHSAEIAFLQALLGALLLLGVWGVSGKPNASRSQIPLLLVAGAAIGAATFLYYLSVKYIPASVAIVLLMQFTWFSLLLEWLFFRKRPLLSEGIITVVILAGSILASGLLSQEPFLLSLRGVFIVLCASVVYALYIVINSRADKATSWQAKSAWMMIGSAVAIFLMNFHSLVFENHFGLGLLKWGVFLAFFGTVLPPILFAIGMPKIGASTSGLVLTAELPVAVLTAHFLLKEPISFPQLMGIALMLGSLIALNRVTRQKH; translated from the coding sequence ATGACTAAATACATTTTGATGGTACTGACGGGCGCTGTTAGTTACGGCATTCTGTCTTCTTTTGTTAAATTGGCCTACGGATACGGGTATCATTCGGCCGAAATCGCGTTTTTGCAAGCTTTGCTCGGGGCGTTGCTTTTGTTAGGCGTATGGGGGGTATCGGGCAAACCCAACGCTTCTCGTTCCCAAATTCCGTTGTTGCTCGTGGCGGGGGCGGCTATTGGAGCGGCTACTTTTTTGTACTACCTATCAGTCAAATACATTCCCGCCTCTGTCGCTATCGTCCTGTTGATGCAGTTTACATGGTTTAGTTTATTGCTCGAATGGCTATTCTTCCGCAAACGACCTTTGCTTTCCGAAGGCATCATCACGGTTGTTATTTTAGCAGGCAGCATATTGGCGAGTGGGTTACTCTCCCAAGAGCCGTTTTTGTTGTCGTTGCGCGGAGTCTTTATTGTCCTCTGCGCCTCGGTGGTGTATGCTCTTTACATTGTCATCAACAGTCGAGCCGACAAAGCAACTTCGTGGCAAGCCAAAAGCGCCTGGATGATGATAGGCTCGGCGGTCGCGATATTTTTGATGAACTTCCACAGCCTTGTATTTGAGAATCACTTTGGCCTAGGTTTGCTCAAATGGGGCGTATTTTTAGCGTTTTTCGGTACGGTATTGCCCCCTATTCTTTTTGCTATTGGTATGCCCAAAATTGGTGCTTCGACGAGCGGTTTGGTACTTACCGCCGAGCTACCCGTAGCGGTATTGACGGCGCATTTTTTGCTCAAAGAACCCATCAGTTTCCCGCAACTAATGGGCATCGCTCTCATGTTAGGTTCCTTGATTGCCCTGAATCGGGTAACTCGCCAAAAGCATTAA
- a CDS encoding DUF3472 domain-containing protein has product MRQFCRFNLLLWAIFSCLSACTATSQVPAPFHETPSQVVPVGGNAWLLNSTDKNEKITNDGLVQWNQPSTICRTYVRVSQAGKLKLSATLKGGTGESEVQFTVLGKPFQVKITPTTTQEYTIGEWEISQAGYVAIDAQGIRRSGSTFGDLQQFTLSGSALGGDNVFVKNNTDNYFYWGRRGPSVHLRYTLPANQNIEWFYSELTIPEKEDVIGSYYMANGFGEGYFGMQVNSPTERRVLFSVWSPFSTDNPNAIPDDQKIVMLKKGADVYTGEFGNEGSGGQSYLKYPWKAGNTYRFLLQGKPTTDNYTSYTAYFFAPEENQWRLIASFKRPKTNTYLKSLYSFLENFTPDTGNQSRMALYGNQWVWTSQNQWIELTEAKFTGDATARKNYRKDYAGGLSKGAFFLKNCGFFNDFVPLDGTFQRNAAKSPPAINFSSLP; this is encoded by the coding sequence ATGCGTCAATTTTGCCGTTTTAATTTACTCCTTTGGGCTATTTTTAGCTGTCTATCGGCTTGTACTGCCACCTCTCAAGTTCCTGCTCCGTTTCACGAAACACCCTCTCAAGTTGTGCCCGTGGGGGGCAACGCGTGGCTCCTGAATTCGACCGATAAAAATGAAAAAATCACCAATGATGGACTGGTTCAATGGAATCAACCTTCGACCATATGCCGCACCTACGTTCGGGTAAGTCAGGCGGGAAAGCTCAAACTCTCGGCCACCCTCAAAGGCGGGACGGGTGAAAGTGAGGTTCAATTTACGGTTTTGGGAAAACCTTTTCAGGTGAAAATTACCCCTACTACGACGCAAGAATACACCATTGGCGAATGGGAAATCTCGCAAGCGGGCTACGTTGCCATCGACGCCCAAGGCATCCGCCGAAGTGGCAGCACTTTTGGTGATTTACAGCAATTTACCCTCAGCGGAAGCGCGCTTGGGGGTGATAATGTTTTTGTCAAAAACAATACTGACAACTACTTTTATTGGGGACGTCGAGGCCCTTCGGTCCACCTTCGTTATACGCTTCCTGCCAACCAAAACATCGAGTGGTTTTACAGCGAACTGACCATTCCTGAGAAAGAAGACGTGATAGGGTCGTATTACATGGCCAACGGCTTTGGCGAAGGGTACTTTGGAATGCAGGTAAACTCTCCGACCGAACGTAGGGTGCTGTTTTCGGTTTGGAGTCCGTTTTCTACCGACAACCCTAACGCCATTCCCGACGACCAGAAAATTGTGATGCTCAAAAAAGGCGCAGATGTTTACACGGGGGAGTTTGGTAACGAAGGCTCGGGTGGTCAAAGCTACCTCAAGTACCCGTGGAAGGCGGGCAACACCTACCGTTTTTTGTTGCAAGGCAAACCCACCACCGACAATTACACTAGTTACACGGCCTATTTTTTTGCTCCCGAAGAAAATCAATGGCGACTCATTGCCAGTTTTAAACGTCCCAAAACTAACACTTACCTCAAGTCGCTTTATTCGTTTTTGGAAAATTTCACCCCTGACACGGGCAATCAATCCCGCATGGCTTTGTACGGAAACCAATGGGTGTGGACGTCTCAGAATCAATGGATAGAGCTAACCGAAGCCAAGTTTACGGGTGATGCCACGGCCCGCAAAAACTACCGAAAAGACTACGCAGGAGGACTTTCAAAGGGGGCATTTTTTCTGAAAAATTGTGGTTTTTTCAACGATTTTGTCCCACTCGACGGCACATTTCAAAGAAATGCCGCAAAGTCGCCGCCTGCCATCAACTTTTCGTCGTTGCCATAA
- a CDS encoding BspA family leucine-rich repeat surface protein, giving the protein MPKTFLQLIVISLLAWGTMLHPAQAQNSPFITRWDLSKPGGTATTLTFGVATAGTVSYTWQQVGGAASGSGTFSGSTLTITNLPASAIIDLSIDPTNFQRININYGTNCQRLMEVKQWGTVAWTSMQNAFYGCSNMTLTATDTPNFAAVTNMSYMFTGCSAFNQSVSNFNTAAVTNMSVMFYGCSSFNQSVSNFNTEKVTNMRSMFEGCNAFNQSVSNFNTEKVTDMRSMFSGCSAFNQSVSNFNTEKVTNMSYMFAYCSTFNQSVSNFNTAAVTNMSSMFSGCSAFNHSVSNFNTEKVTNMWGLFVGCSSFNQSVSNFNTAAVTNMSVMFYGCSSFNQSVSNFNTEKVTDMSEMFSRCRAFNQSVSNFNTAAVTNMSSMFSGCSAFNHSVSNFNTAAVTNMSGMFYGCSSFNQSVSNFNTEKVTNMSYMFSGCSAFNQSVSNFNTDKVTDMSWMFYTCISFNQSVSNFNTEKVTNLSYMFANCSAFNQSVGSFNTEKVTDMASMFSSCSAFNQSVSNFNTAAVTNMSGMFWGCNLFNQSVSNFNTATVTDMSWMFTGCRAFNQSVSNFNTEKVTYMFNMFAGCSAFNQSLASWGNQLNANVNLNYFLDNCGMSVANYDATLTAFAAGSVTGRSMGASNLKYCDAETARTLLTTPVASGGKGWSISGDSKNCTVPAVITISPERPAICPGTSITLSASGCAGTVTWLGGASPQTGASITVSPTLTTSYSANCSTGGTETVTVKVATNTVAVDYNVVTEKERFKASTTLTSNKKVGNVNFTPVANVVYEAGNSITLLPGFSAEKTSTFLAEIKGCQ; this is encoded by the coding sequence ATGCCTAAAACTTTCCTCCAACTTATTGTTATTTCCCTACTTGCTTGGGGAACCATGTTACACCCTGCCCAAGCCCAAAACAGCCCCTTCATTACCCGTTGGGATTTATCAAAACCAGGCGGCACTGCCACGACCTTGACATTTGGCGTAGCCACCGCTGGTACCGTAAGTTATACTTGGCAGCAGGTGGGTGGAGCAGCCTCTGGCAGCGGGACGTTTAGCGGAAGTACGCTCACCATCACAAACTTACCTGCCAGTGCCATTATAGATTTGAGTATTGACCCAACCAATTTTCAAAGAATCAATATCAATTACGGTACAAACTGCCAACGCCTCATGGAAGTAAAACAATGGGGTACAGTGGCTTGGACCAGTATGCAGAACGCTTTTTACGGCTGCTCAAATATGACACTCACGGCCACTGACACCCCCAACTTTGCTGCCGTTACTAATATGAGTTATATGTTTACTGGTTGTAGTGCCTTTAACCAATCAGTAAGTAATTTTAATACCGCCGCTGTTACTAATATGTCGGTGATGTTTTATGGTTGTAGTTCCTTTAACCAATCAGTAAGCAATTTTAATACTGAAAAGGTTACCAATATGAGATCTATGTTTGAAGGTTGTAACGCTTTTAACCAATCAGTCAGCAATTTTAATACTGAAAAGGTTACTGATATGAGGTCTATGTTCTCTGGTTGCAGTGCCTTTAACCAATCCGTCAGTAACTTTAATACTGAAAAGGTTACTAATATGAGTTATATGTTTGCTTATTGCAGCACCTTTAACCAATCAGTCAGCAATTTTAATACCGCCGCTGTAACTAATATGAGTTCGATGTTTTCTGGTTGTAGCGCCTTTAACCATTCGGTAAGCAATTTTAATACTGAAAAGGTTACCAATATGTGGGGACTGTTCGTTGGTTGTAGTTCCTTTAACCAATCAGTAAGCAATTTTAATACCGCCGCTGTTACTAATATGTCGGTGATGTTTTATGGTTGTAGTTCCTTTAACCAATCAGTGAGCAATTTTAATACTGAAAAGGTTACTGATATGAGTGAGATGTTTTCTAGGTGTCGTGCCTTTAACCAATCAGTCAGCAATTTTAATACCGCCGCTGTAACTAATATGAGTTCGATGTTTTCTGGTTGTAGCGCCTTTAACCATTCGGTAAGCAATTTTAATACCGCCGCTGTTACTAATATGTCGGGGATGTTTTATGGTTGTAGTTCCTTTAACCAATCAGTGAGCAATTTTAATACTGAAAAGGTGACTAATATGAGCTATATGTTTTCTGGTTGTAGCGCCTTTAACCAATCAGTAAGTAATTTTAATACCGATAAGGTTACCGATATGAGTTGGATGTTTTATACTTGTATTTCCTTTAACCAATCAGTAAGCAATTTTAATACTGAAAAGGTGACTAATTTGAGTTATATGTTTGCTAATTGTAGTGCCTTTAACCAATCGGTGGGTAGTTTCAACACTGAAAAGGTGACTGATATGGCTTCTATGTTCTCTAGTTGCAGTGCCTTTAACCAATCAGTAAGTAATTTTAATACCGCTGCCGTCACCAATATGAGTGGGATGTTTTGGGGGTGTAACCTCTTTAACCAATCAGTCAGCAATTTTAATACTGCCACAGTTACTGATATGAGTTGGATGTTTACTGGTTGTAGAGCCTTTAACCAATCAGTGAGCAATTTTAATACTGAAAAGGTTACTTATATGTTCAATATGTTTGCAGGTTGTAGTGCCTTTAACCAAAGTTTAGCCTCTTGGGGTAACCAACTTAATGCTAATGTCAACCTCAATTACTTTTTGGATAACTGCGGCATGAGTGTGGCCAACTACGATGCTACGCTCACCGCTTTTGCGGCTGGCTCGGTAACGGGTAGAAGTATGGGCGCTTCAAATCTTAAGTACTGCGATGCAGAAACGGCTCGCACGCTCCTTACTACGCCCGTCGCCTCGGGAGGCAAGGGCTGGAGCATCTCGGGAGATTCTAAAAACTGCACTGTCCCAGCGGTCATTACTATTTCACCCGAGCGGCCCGCTATTTGTCCAGGAACGTCCATTACCCTGTCAGCGAGTGGATGCGCGGGCACGGTAACTTGGTTGGGTGGCGCAAGCCCACAAACGGGGGCTTCAATCACCGTAAGCCCTACGCTTACTACTTCTTATTCAGCCAATTGCAGCACAGGCGGCACGGAAACCGTTACGGTGAAAGTAGCCACCAATACCGTAGCAGTAGATTACAACGTAGTCACCGAAAAGGAGCGATTCAAGGCATCCACGACCCTTACTTCCAATAAAAAAGTGGGCAATGTCAACTTTACGCCTGTTGCCAACGTGGTCTATGAAGCAGGCAACTCCATCACCTTACTCCCTGGCTTTTCTGCCGAAAAAACAAGTACGTTTCTGGCGGAGATAAAAGGCTGTCAATAG
- a CDS encoding SMI1/KNR4 family protein gives MAAKDMKTIWQVPKYLPYVQPNLTDEIIKEAEKKIGYKLPNEYLELLTIQNGGYIRYTIKDTLHSQISGIGPYYPSITAFEWLKEYEGLSFEVDALFPFDGDGHWNICLDYRQNKDEPEITYIDTEIDFEKPIARNFKEYIDKLIIETENQFVIETNAPITETLKFISISINNDFGQPDLFAHGYPIYSNKFNDNWIWVSPNKVPNGFIRQGEDRYEELKGQMEIQSVQFPEIDKDFLLITFSGNEQAEELTTLFRNNGLTIRELSAYLNKSSNR, from the coding sequence ATGGCAGCAAAAGACATGAAGACAATCTGGCAAGTTCCCAAATATTTACCCTACGTTCAACCAAATTTAACTGACGAAATTATCAAAGAAGCTGAGAAAAAAATTGGATATAAACTCCCCAATGAATATTTAGAGCTTTTAACAATCCAAAATGGTGGATACATTAGATACACAATTAAAGACACACTGCACTCTCAAATTTCAGGTATTGGACCTTACTATCCTTCCATTACCGCCTTTGAATGGCTGAAAGAGTATGAAGGACTTAGTTTTGAAGTTGACGCACTATTTCCTTTTGATGGAGATGGGCATTGGAATATTTGTCTAGACTATCGTCAAAATAAAGATGAACCAGAAATAACTTATATTGACACAGAAATTGATTTTGAAAAGCCAATTGCTAGAAATTTCAAGGAGTATATTGATAAGCTAATCATTGAGACTGAAAATCAATTTGTAATCGAGACAAATGCCCCTATAACAGAAACTTTAAAATTCATTTCTATCTCAATAAATAACGACTTTGGACAACCTGACTTATTTGCACATGGTTATCCAATTTACAGTAACAAATTCAATGACAATTGGATTTGGGTTAGTCCTAATAAAGTACCAAATGGTTTTATTAGGCAAGGTGAAGACAGGTATGAAGAGCTAAAAGGACAAATGGAAATTCAATCGGTACAATTTCCAGAAATTGATAAAGATTTTTTATTGATTACATTTTCAGGAAATGAACAAGCAGAAGAATTAACAACCTTGTTCAGGAATAATGGATTAACAATACGTGAATTAAGTGCGTACTTAAACAAAAGCTCGAACCGCTAA
- a CDS encoding NAD(P)/FAD-dependent oxidoreductase, whose translation MITTDICIVGAGPVGLFSVFEAGLLKMRCHLIDALPQVGGQLSEIYPQKPIYDIPGYPTIKAQELVDNLMAQIAPFKPTFTLGERVEKVERQPDGSLVVRTSDETEVHCQVMVIAGGLGCFEPRKPEIPDLERFEGKGVAYMVKNPEKFRDKNVVIAGGGDSALDWTAYLADVAKNVTLIHRSDSFRGAPDSAEKVFELAQHGRINLLLQSNVVGLNGNGHLKEVIVAAKDKSTTQLSSDFFIPLFGLSPKLGPIADWGLNISKSAIEVNTLDYSTNVERIYAIGDINTYPGKLKLILTGFHEAAMMCQSAFKYVYPNQHLSFKYTTVNGVNAF comes from the coding sequence ATGATAACAACAGATATTTGTATTGTAGGAGCGGGGCCTGTGGGGCTGTTTAGCGTTTTTGAAGCGGGACTTCTAAAAATGCGTTGCCATTTGATTGATGCCTTGCCGCAGGTAGGGGGGCAGTTGTCAGAAATTTACCCTCAAAAACCCATTTACGATATTCCAGGCTACCCCACCATCAAGGCGCAGGAGTTGGTGGACAACCTCATGGCGCAAATTGCCCCTTTCAAACCAACGTTTACGCTGGGCGAGCGCGTGGAAAAAGTAGAACGCCAACCCGACGGTTCGTTGGTAGTGCGTACGTCTGACGAAACCGAGGTGCATTGTCAAGTGATGGTCATTGCGGGTGGTTTGGGGTGCTTCGAGCCACGTAAACCAGAAATTCCTGATTTAGAACGGTTTGAAGGAAAAGGAGTGGCATATATGGTCAAAAATCCAGAGAAATTCAGGGACAAAAACGTGGTGATTGCAGGCGGTGGCGACTCTGCCCTCGACTGGACGGCCTACTTGGCCGACGTGGCCAAAAACGTCACCTTGATTCACCGCAGCGATTCGTTTCGTGGCGCACCCGATTCGGCCGAGAAAGTGTTTGAGTTGGCGCAACACGGTCGTATTAACCTGTTGTTGCAGTCAAATGTAGTTGGCTTAAACGGCAATGGTCATTTGAAGGAAGTCATTGTGGCGGCCAAAGACAAAAGCACCACCCAACTGTCGTCCGACTTTTTTATTCCGTTGTTTGGTTTGAGTCCCAAGCTCGGCCCCATAGCAGATTGGGGGCTAAACATCAGTAAATCAGCCATTGAAGTAAACACGCTTGATTATTCGACCAACGTCGAGCGCATTTATGCCATCGGTGATATTAACACCTATCCTGGCAAACTCAAACTGATTTTAACGGGTTTCCACGAGGCCGCTATGATGTGCCAAAGCGCCTTCAAATACGTGTATCCCAATCAGCACCTCAGTTTTAAATATACAACGGTAAACGGGGTCAATGCTTTTTAA